A single Natrinema pellirubrum DSM 15624 DNA region contains:
- a CDS encoding thioredoxin family protein, whose protein sequence is MVLQESDSELEAGDPAPEFDLEGVDGETYSLDSFADDEALLVVFTCNHCPYAQAKFDLLNELAAEYDDVSVVGINPNDAAEYPDDSFEKMEAFVDEGKIEYDAYLRDESQAVARAYGAVCTPDPFLFEREDGTFRLAYHGRLDDAPNPDDEPSRFQIREAIDAVLAGESLDLEWQPSRGCSIKWKED, encoded by the coding sequence ATGGTTCTCCAGGAATCCGACTCCGAACTCGAGGCCGGCGACCCCGCCCCCGAGTTCGACCTCGAGGGCGTCGACGGCGAGACGTATTCGCTCGACTCCTTCGCCGACGACGAGGCGCTGCTGGTCGTGTTCACGTGCAACCACTGCCCGTACGCGCAGGCGAAGTTCGACCTGCTGAACGAACTGGCCGCCGAGTACGACGACGTCTCGGTCGTCGGGATCAACCCCAACGACGCCGCGGAGTATCCCGACGATTCCTTCGAGAAGATGGAGGCGTTCGTCGACGAGGGGAAAATCGAGTACGACGCCTACCTCCGCGACGAGAGTCAGGCGGTTGCGCGAGCCTACGGCGCAGTCTGTACGCCGGATCCGTTCCTGTTCGAACGCGAGGACGGCACGTTCAGGCTCGCGTACCACGGCCGGCTCGACGACGCGCCCAACCCCGACGACGAACCGAGTCGCTTCCAGATCCGCGAGGCGATCGACGCCGTGCTGGCCGGTGAGTCGCTCGACCTCGAGTGGCAACCCTCCCGGGGCTGTTCGATCAAGTGGAAAGAGGACTGA
- a CDS encoding HpcH/HpaI aldolase family protein gives MSQHPRTNALRETLESGDVALGVLENTYSPTVVELYAALGVDFVWIDLEHGGPSPVDGGRLEELLRAADGTDTELLVRLPDTDPALVRKALDAGVRNVFLPRVGSREELEAAVRAGRFEYDGEPGRRGMANPRASRWGLTDDYVTSEDESVVVGVTIETQSALDELDDILAVPELGFVFIGPLDLSVSLGHPGEFDHPEVEEAVERIRSAAIEADVPVGGLGFGMDDVNEKAENGYQLLNVGTTTGALQSAVTGWLDGYDGA, from the coding sequence GTGAGTCAGCATCCGCGAACCAACGCGCTTCGGGAGACGCTCGAGTCCGGCGACGTAGCACTCGGCGTCCTCGAAAACACGTACAGCCCGACTGTCGTCGAACTCTACGCCGCGCTCGGCGTCGACTTCGTCTGGATCGACCTCGAACACGGCGGCCCGAGTCCGGTCGATGGCGGCCGGTTGGAGGAACTGCTCCGGGCGGCCGACGGCACGGATACCGAACTGCTCGTTCGGCTCCCCGATACCGATCCCGCGCTCGTACGGAAGGCACTCGACGCCGGCGTGCGAAACGTCTTTCTCCCCCGCGTCGGCAGTCGCGAGGAACTCGAGGCGGCGGTCCGGGCCGGCCGGTTCGAGTACGACGGTGAACCCGGTCGCCGGGGCATGGCCAACCCTCGAGCGAGCCGCTGGGGGCTGACCGACGACTACGTGACCAGCGAGGACGAGTCAGTTGTCGTCGGGGTCACGATCGAGACGCAGTCCGCGCTCGACGAACTCGACGACATCCTCGCCGTCCCCGAACTCGGATTCGTCTTCATCGGCCCGCTCGATCTCTCGGTCTCGCTGGGTCATCCGGGCGAATTCGACCATCCGGAGGTCGAGGAGGCCGTCGAACGGATCCGATCGGCCGCCATCGAGGCGGACGTCCCGGTCGGTGGCCTCGGCTTCGGGATGGACGACGTCAACGAAAAGGCGGAGAACGGCTATCAACTGCTGAACGTCGGGACGACGACCGGCGCGTTGCAGTCGGCGGTCACGGGCTGGCTCGACGGCTACGACGGAGCGTGA
- a CDS encoding NADH:flavin oxidoreductase/NADH oxidase, which translates to MTDLLAGLSLRDLETRNRIAVSPMCQYSCDPDGLPTEWHRVHLGSRAVGGAGIVMTEATAVSPEGRITPHDLGIWSDDHAEALEPITEFIREQGGVPAIQLAHAGHKASKERPWEGHVPIQPDETGPSGAAGWEVLSPSPDAYPPFDGDRPAMRKAEQDDIEGVIDAYRAAAERSLAAGFEIAEVHAAHGYLLHEFLSPVTNHREDDYGGSFENRTRLVREVVAAVREVWPDDKPVFVRISGTDWLDDRESWDIEQSVRLADDLADLGVDLVDVSSGGLHPDQSISGGPNFQVPLAEQVREGADVAVGAVGGVTEPEQADALIRNERADLVLVGREFLRDPYFGLRATGDLERDPDAVAKEWPVQYRRATQR; encoded by the coding sequence ATGACTGACTTGCTTGCCGGACTGTCGTTGCGCGATCTCGAGACGCGGAACCGAATCGCCGTCTCGCCGATGTGTCAGTACTCCTGTGACCCCGACGGGCTGCCGACCGAGTGGCACCGCGTCCACCTCGGGAGCCGAGCCGTCGGCGGGGCCGGCATCGTCATGACCGAGGCGACCGCGGTCTCCCCCGAGGGACGGATCACGCCCCACGACCTGGGCATCTGGAGCGACGACCACGCCGAGGCCCTCGAGCCGATCACGGAGTTCATCCGGGAGCAGGGCGGCGTGCCGGCGATCCAGCTCGCCCACGCGGGCCACAAAGCGAGCAAGGAACGTCCGTGGGAGGGCCACGTCCCGATCCAGCCCGACGAAACGGGGCCCTCGGGGGCGGCCGGCTGGGAGGTACTCTCGCCGTCGCCCGACGCCTATCCGCCCTTCGACGGCGATCGGCCGGCGATGCGGAAGGCCGAGCAGGACGACATCGAGGGTGTAATCGATGCCTACCGTGCGGCGGCCGAACGATCGCTCGCGGCCGGCTTCGAGATCGCCGAGGTCCACGCGGCCCACGGCTACCTGCTCCACGAGTTCCTCTCGCCGGTCACGAACCATCGCGAGGACGACTACGGCGGGAGCTTCGAGAACCGAACCCGACTGGTCCGCGAAGTAGTCGCAGCCGTTCGTGAGGTCTGGCCCGACGACAAGCCGGTCTTCGTCAGGATTTCGGGCACGGACTGGCTCGACGATCGGGAGTCGTGGGACATCGAACAGTCGGTGCGACTGGCCGACGACCTCGCCGATCTCGGTGTCGATCTAGTCGACGTGAGTTCCGGCGGGCTCCACCCCGACCAGTCGATTTCGGGCGGTCCGAACTTTCAGGTGCCGCTGGCCGAGCAGGTCCGGGAGGGCGCGGACGTCGCCGTCGGCGCGGTCGGCGGCGTCACCGAGCCCGAACAGGCCGACGCCCTGATTCGCAACGAGCGAGCCGATCTCGTCCTCGTCGGCCGCGAGTTCCTGCGGGATCCGTACTTCGGGCTCCGCGCGACCGGCGACCTCGAGCGTGACCCCGACGCGGTCGCGAAAGAGTGGCCGGTCCAGTACCGACGCGCAACCCAGCGATAA